One Mesorhizobium sp. J428 DNA segment encodes these proteins:
- a CDS encoding 4Fe-4S dicluster domain-containing protein, with product MTSLPSLPPPKKLGLVIDLDVCVGCHACVISCKEWNTGGYGAALSDQEPYGSAVSGTFLNRIHTFEVVPEGGEIVGEAGDARIVHFPKSCLHCEDAPCVTVCPTGASYKRSADGIVLVDEDKCIGCGLCAWACPYGAREMDLAAGVMKKCTLCVDRIYNETLQEIDRVPSCVRTCPANARHYGDFADPQSNVSIMVLERGGIDLMPEQGTRPVNKYLPPRPRKSLASTIPLAENSDGAKGFFAWLDGMLDRI from the coding sequence ATGACCTCGCTCCCCTCACTGCCGCCGCCGAAGAAGCTCGGGCTCGTCATTGATCTCGACGTGTGCGTGGGCTGCCACGCCTGCGTGATCTCCTGCAAGGAATGGAACACGGGCGGCTACGGCGCTGCGCTCTCGGACCAGGAGCCCTATGGATCCGCGGTCTCCGGCACGTTTCTCAACCGAATCCACACCTTCGAGGTCGTGCCGGAGGGCGGCGAGATCGTCGGTGAGGCGGGTGACGCGCGCATCGTCCATTTTCCGAAGAGCTGCCTGCATTGCGAGGACGCACCCTGTGTCACGGTCTGCCCGACGGGCGCCTCCTACAAGCGCTCTGCCGACGGGATCGTGCTGGTCGACGAGGACAAGTGCATCGGCTGCGGCCTCTGCGCCTGGGCCTGCCCATACGGCGCGCGCGAGATGGATCTCGCCGCTGGCGTGATGAAGAAATGCACGCTGTGCGTCGACCGCATCTACAACGAGACGCTGCAGGAGATCGACCGTGTGCCGTCCTGCGTGCGGACCTGTCCCGCAAACGCCCGGCATTACGGCGATTTCGCCGATCCGCAGTCCAATGTCTCGATCATGGTCTTAGAGCGCGGCGGCATCGACCTGATGCCGGAGCAGGGCACGCGACCGGTGAACAAATATTTGCCTCCGAGACCGCGAAAATCGCTCGCAAGCACGATCCCGCTCGCCGAGAACTCGGATGGCGCTAAGGGCTTCTTCGCCTGGCTCGACGGCATGCTGGACCGCATCTGA
- a CDS encoding L,D-transpeptidase, with protein sequence MRTTILGACLAAAVTIGLPAVAQAATLVANVDVATQTMTVRKHGKVIYTWKVSTARGGYVTPAGQWRPYRMHRMWHSRKYDMAPMPFAVFYHGGYAVHGTTAESRLGTPASHGCVRLATTNAETFYSLVREIGPGNTRIIVTK encoded by the coding sequence ATGAGAACGACCATACTCGGCGCTTGCCTTGCAGCGGCGGTGACGATCGGCCTTCCGGCAGTCGCCCAGGCGGCGACGCTGGTTGCCAATGTCGACGTCGCGACGCAGACCATGACGGTCCGCAAGCACGGCAAGGTGATCTACACCTGGAAGGTGTCGACTGCGCGCGGCGGCTATGTGACGCCGGCCGGCCAGTGGCGGCCCTACCGCATGCATCGCATGTGGCATTCTCGCAAATACGACATGGCGCCGATGCCCTTCGCGGTCTTCTATCACGGCGGCTACGCCGTGCATGGCACGACAGCCGAAAGCCGGCTGGGCACGCCGGCCTCGCACGGCTGCGTCAGGCTTGCCACCACGAATGCGGAGACCTTTTACTCGCTCGTTCGTGAGATCGGGCCCGGCAACACCCGCATCATCGTCACGAAATAG